A window from Primulina eburnea isolate SZY01 chromosome 2, ASM2296580v1, whole genome shotgun sequence encodes these proteins:
- the LOC140824842 gene encoding WAT1-related protein At1g68170-like isoform X1 produces the protein MDFCTRISNTLHEMKATLMMVLVQIIFSVVNIGYKLATNDGMSLSILVAYRFMFGAVFIAPIAFFVERKKRPKLTRKIGFYGFLCGLFGGALGQNLFLKSLTLTSATFVSAMINLVPAITFVTAIFLRLERFGWNTSEGKSKVFGTLLGIGGAMLLTFFKGPDLNMWDTNINLLETTKSHHHHHTVAQIHNHNLVMGALLAVVSCISYSVWLIIQAKVAELYPCPYSITAMMAFWASIQGVIFALCMERDWSQWILGWDIRLLTTAFAGILGSGLVFPLVAWCVSLRGPVFVSAFNPMMLVLVAIAGSLFLQEKLHLGMLLGGILIVGGLYLVLLGKGKELKKVSQLVPEENQDRGIEVVVSARSGSSRGSSASGKDLGASERRDEARTSQTLTGFHMYL, from the exons ATGGACTTCTGTACAAGGATTTCGAATACTTTGCATGAGATGAAGGCGACCCTGATGATGGTTCTGGTGCAAATAATATTTTCCGTAGTAAACATTGGATACAAGTTGGCCACAAACGACGGCATGAGTCTATCTATTCTCGTGGCTTACAGATTCATGTTCGGCGCTGTTTTCATTGCTCCCATCGCATTTTTTGTGGAAAG gaaaaagaggccaaagttGACGAGGAAGATAGGCTTTTATGGATTTCTTTGCGGTTTATTCGG GGGAGCACTTGGACAGAACCTATTCTTGAAAAGTTTGACCCTAACCTCTGCAACGTTTGTATCTGCTATGATAAATCTTGTTCCAGCTATCACATTTGTCACAGCCATTTTTTTGAG GTTGGAGAGATTTGGATGGAATACAAGCGAAGGCAAATCAAAGGTGTTCGGAACATTATTGGGCATAGGTGGGGCAATGCTCCTCACATTTTTCAAAGGTCCAGATTTGAATATGTGGGACACGAACATAAATCTGCTAGAAACAACTAAAtcccatcatcatcatcatacaGTTGCACAGATTCATAACCATAATCTTGTCATGGGTGCACTTTTAGCCGTTGTTAGTTGTATAAGTTACTCCGTCTGGTTGATCATTCAG GCTAAGGTGGCAGAATTGTATCCATGTCCTTACTCAATAACCGCCATGATGGCGTTCTGGGCGTCAATACAAGGTGTCATTTTCGCGCTCTGCATGGAAAGGGATTGGAGCCAGTGGATATTGGGATGGGATATTAGGCTGCTTACTACAGCTTTTGCT GGAATTCTGGGCTCTGGATTGGTGTTTCCGCTAGTTGCCTGGTGCGTGTCCTTGAGAGGGCCAGTATTTGTATCAGCCTTCAATCCCATGATGCTGGTGCTCGTAGCTATTGCAGGATCCCTGTTCTTGCAAGAAAAGCTGCATCTTGGAAT GTTGCTGGGTGGGATTTTGATCGTTGGAGGATTATACTTAGTTCTGCTTGGAAAAGGGAAGGAACTGAAGAAGGTATCACAGTTGGTGCCAGAAGAAAATCAAGACAGAGGAATAGAGGTAGTCGTATCGGCAAGGAGTGGCAGTAGTCGTGGGAGCAGTGCCAGCGGAAAGGATTTGGGGGCATCAGAAAGGAGAGACGAAGCAAGAACTAGTCAGACTCTAACTGGTTTTCACATGTATCTATAG
- the LOC140823871 gene encoding uncharacterized protein, with protein MIIMQFLAQRVFIPKVLSIILFHGQSSIEPSYAAASTLWFTKVVCTILVNHSQSLSVFDSDYFRKNLNPFLAFGVIHHLSYRLKDPESAFRFFQYLRINLNIVHLESTFYLLLNSLCHMGLHDSAKLVYEHMKADGFFPQNSTLDFLVSSFVNAGRFKIAEEILIAKAEFCSEKGEIVSSFVHNNFLSLLVGRDRLDEAVSFFKGHILRLRSFCPDTCSFNIVMRGLCQVGKVEKAFEFFNAMESFGCLPDLITYNTLINGLCRVGNVDRAQLLLREVEFHCEFSPNVVTYTSVISGYCKAGRMEKAATLFDEMIQRGTRPNLFTFNIVIDGFSKKGDSDSALMMYERVLNGGLKPDVVTFTSIIDSHCRTGDVDKSMKLWDEMNKRQVSPNAFTFSILINALCKANRLNESRDLLRQLNLRKDVIPLPFIYNPVIDGFCKAGNLDEANAIVAEMEAKGCIHDKMTFTILILGHCMKGRTFEAIDIYKKMLSVGCAPDNITMSSLTSCLRKAGMASEANEIELSASNSTKSGSLDKTKHLMSNMNIPVAV; from the coding sequence ATGATAATAATGCAATTTTTGGCTCAGAGGGTTTTCATTCCCAAGGTTTTATCCATAATTCTGTTCCATGGTCAATCCTCCATAGAGCCATCCTACGCCGCGGCATCCACTCTCTGGTTTACTAAAGTTGTATGCACTATTTTGGTTAACCACTCTCAGTCCCTTTCTGTTTTTGACTCTGATTATTTTCGCAAAAATTTGAATCCGTTCTTAGCTTTTGGCGTGATTCATCATTTAAGCTATAGATTGAAAGACCCAGAATCGGCATTTAGATTTTTTCAGTATTTGAGGATTAATCTGAATATCGTTCATTTGGAATCCACTTTTTATTTGCTTTTGAATTCACTTTGTCACATGGGTCTTCATGATTCTGCTAAATTAGTGTATGAGCACATGAAAGCTGATGGATTTTTTCCCCAAAACTCAACTTTGGATTTTCTCGTTTCGTCCTTTGTGAATGCTGGGAGATTTAAGATCGCAGAAGAAATTTTGATTGCAAAAGCTGAATTTTGTAGTGAGAAAGGGGAAATAGTTAGCTCCTTTGTACATAACAATTTTTTGAGCTTGTTAGTAGGTAGAGATCGGTTAGACGAGGCAGTTAGTTTCTTCAAAGGTCATATATTGAGATTACGGAGCTTTTGCCCTGACACTTGTAGTTTTAACATAGTAATGCGAGGATTATGCCAAGTTGGGAAAGTTGAGAaggcttttgaattttttaatgcCATGGAAAGTTTTGGTTGTCTCCCGGATCTTATCACTTATAATACCCTAATTAATGGGTTGTGTAGAGTTGGTAATGTGGACAGAGCTCAGTTGCTACTGAGAGAAGTTGAGTTCCATTGTGAGTTTTCACCGAACGTTGTGACTTACACATCAGTTATATCTGGCTATTGCAAAGCAGGTAGGATGGAGAAAGCTGCTACTCTTTTTGATGAGATGATTCAACGTGGAACTAGACCAAATTTGTTCACGTTTAATATTGTTATTGATGGTTTTAGCAAAAAGGGTGATTCAGACTCTGCATTAATGATGTATGAAAGAGTGCTCAATGGTGGCCTTAAACCCGATGTTGTCACGTTCACCTCTATTATTGATAGTCATTGTAGGACGGGAGATGTGGACAAAAGCATGAAGCTCTGGGATGAGATGAATAAGCGTCAGGTGTCTCCTAATGCATTTACATTTTCCATTCTAATTAATGCTCTGTGTAAGGCAAATAGATTAAACGAATCTCGGGATTTATTAAGGCAGTTGAACCTTAGAAAAGACGTTATCCCCTTGCCATTTATTTATAACCCTGTGATTGATGGGTTTTGTAAAGCTGGAAACCTCGATGAGGCAAATGCCATTGTTGCCGAAATGGAGGCAAAGGGGTGCATCCATGATAAGATGACATTTACCATTCTTATTCTGGGGCATTGTATGAAAGGGAGAACGTTTGAAGCTATAGACATATATAAAAAGATGTTGTCAGTGGGTTGTGCACCAGATAATATTACCATGAGTTCTTTGACTTCTTGCCTCAGAAAGGCAGGTATGGCGAGTGAAGCCAATGAAATAGAGCTATCTGCGTCAAACAGTACGAAGTCGGGTTCATTGGATAAAACCAAACATTTGATGAGTAACATGAATATTCCGGTTGCTGTTTAG
- the LOC140824400 gene encoding protein ROH1D-like: protein MPSSNNHGSPMPFASFRRPILTIGSYPVHSEMNHDSSTQNLDTFQSKVFTYFHDISVVDATELLSISWICKLLDAFSSCLDRFQAILTNDRGHLLKPPADRIATEFFDRAVKALDIFNATRDGIERIRIWQKHLEIVLCALDTRQRILGEAQFRRARKALMDLAFVMIAEKDTGSMFSDRNRSFGRKGKDSHHQRSSGHSRSLSWSVPHNWSASKQLQLIANNLIPPRGNEIEATDGLATLFFTMSFILMFVLWVLVMEIPCQDRGVQIHFTIPRNFPWSTPFFLLHSRIMDESKKRDRRHSNGLLKEIHQIEKNVHQITTLVDSAQFPLSAEVKEEVRANVYELSLVCEACKNGLDPFQRQLRDVFRKIMNCHTEGLEALGKATEP, encoded by the coding sequence ATGCCTTCTTCAAATAATCATGGCTCCCCTATGCCTTTTGCCTCATTTCGTCGTCCAATTTTGACTATTGGAAGTTATCCGGTTCATTCAGAAATGAACCATGATTCAAGTACTCAAAATCTTGATACATTTCAAAGTAAAGTTTTTACCTATTTTCACGACATTTCAGTGGTGGATGCTACTGAACTTCTTTCCATTTCATGGATATGCAAGCTTTTAGATGCCTTTTCTAGCTGCCTTGATCGTTTTCAAGCCATATTGACGAACGATAGAGGGCATCTCTTAAAGCCACCAGCAGATAGGATTGCTACTGAATTCTTTGACAGAGCTGTCAAAGCACTCGATATTTTCAATGCAACTCGTGATGGTATTGAGAGGATTCGAATATGGCAAAAACATTTGGAGATCGTTTTATGTGCCTTGGATACTCGACAGAGGATTCTGGGTGAAGCCCAGTTTCGTCGAGCAAGAAAAGCCTTGATGGATTTGGCATTCGTGATGATAGCTGAAAAGGATACAGGTTCTATGTTTTCTGACCGGAACCGATCTTTTGGACGTAAGGGAAAGGATAGTCATCATCAACGCTCATCGGGGCACTCACGGTCACTATCTTGGAGCGTACCTCATAATTGGTCAGCCTCAAAACAACTCCAGTTAATTGCAAATAACTTAATCCCTCCTCGTGGAAACGAAATAGAAGCAACAGATGGTCTGGCTACACTTTTCTTTACGATGAGTTTTATTCTCATGTTCGTCTTATGGGTCCTTGTCATGGAAATCCCTTGTCAAGACCGGGGCGTGCAGATTCATTTCACAATCCCTCGTAATTTTCCATGGAGCACACCATTTTTCTTGCTTCATAGTCGAATTATGGATGAATCAAAGAAAAGGGATCGTCGTCACTCAAATGGTTTACTAAAGGAAATACATCAAATCGAAAAGAACGTGCATCAGATCACAACCTTGGTAGATTCAGCTCAGTTCCCTTTATCAGCGGAAGTGAAAGAAGAAGTGAGGGCGAACGTGTACGAATTGTCATTAGTATGCGAAGCTTGTAAGAATGGATTGGATCCGTTTCAACGCCAGTTGAGGGACGTTTTTCGAAAGATTATGAACTGTCACACAGAAGGTCTCGAGGCCTTGGGCAAAGCTACCGAGCCTTAA
- the LOC140824842 gene encoding WAT1-related protein At1g25270-like isoform X2: MDFCTRISNTLHEMKATLMMVLVQIIFSVVNIGYKLATNDGMSLSILVAYRFMFGAVFIAPIAFFVERKKRPKLTRKIGFYGFLCGLFGGALGQNLFLKSLTLTSATFVSAMINLVPAITFVTAIFLRLERFGWNTSEGKSKAKVAELYPCPYSITAMMAFWASIQGVIFALCMERDWSQWILGWDIRLLTTAFAGILGSGLVFPLVAWCVSLRGPVFVSAFNPMMLVLVAIAGSLFLQEKLHLGMLLGGILIVGGLYLVLLGKGKELKKVSQLVPEENQDRGIEVVVSARSGSSRGSSASGKDLGASERRDEARTSQTLTGFHMYL, translated from the exons ATGGACTTCTGTACAAGGATTTCGAATACTTTGCATGAGATGAAGGCGACCCTGATGATGGTTCTGGTGCAAATAATATTTTCCGTAGTAAACATTGGATACAAGTTGGCCACAAACGACGGCATGAGTCTATCTATTCTCGTGGCTTACAGATTCATGTTCGGCGCTGTTTTCATTGCTCCCATCGCATTTTTTGTGGAAAG gaaaaagaggccaaagttGACGAGGAAGATAGGCTTTTATGGATTTCTTTGCGGTTTATTCGG GGGAGCACTTGGACAGAACCTATTCTTGAAAAGTTTGACCCTAACCTCTGCAACGTTTGTATCTGCTATGATAAATCTTGTTCCAGCTATCACATTTGTCACAGCCATTTTTTTGAG GTTGGAGAGATTTGGATGGAATACAAGCGAAGGCAAATCAAAG GCTAAGGTGGCAGAATTGTATCCATGTCCTTACTCAATAACCGCCATGATGGCGTTCTGGGCGTCAATACAAGGTGTCATTTTCGCGCTCTGCATGGAAAGGGATTGGAGCCAGTGGATATTGGGATGGGATATTAGGCTGCTTACTACAGCTTTTGCT GGAATTCTGGGCTCTGGATTGGTGTTTCCGCTAGTTGCCTGGTGCGTGTCCTTGAGAGGGCCAGTATTTGTATCAGCCTTCAATCCCATGATGCTGGTGCTCGTAGCTATTGCAGGATCCCTGTTCTTGCAAGAAAAGCTGCATCTTGGAAT GTTGCTGGGTGGGATTTTGATCGTTGGAGGATTATACTTAGTTCTGCTTGGAAAAGGGAAGGAACTGAAGAAGGTATCACAGTTGGTGCCAGAAGAAAATCAAGACAGAGGAATAGAGGTAGTCGTATCGGCAAGGAGTGGCAGTAGTCGTGGGAGCAGTGCCAGCGGAAAGGATTTGGGGGCATCAGAAAGGAGAGACGAAGCAAGAACTAGTCAGACTCTAACTGGTTTTCACATGTATCTATAG